The Streptomyces sp. Je 1-332 genome has a window encoding:
- the leuE gene encoding leucine efflux protein LeuE, with the protein MLGVTDLPTYLAGLALIILLPGPNSLYVLSVAARRGVRTGYTAAAGVWCGDTVLMTLSAAGVASLLQANALLFGIVKYAGAGYLTWLAVGMLRAAWGMWRARREQVAERQESGTDEAGERPFRRALVISLLNPKAILFFIAFFVQFVDPGYAYPALSFLVLGAFAQLASFLYLTALIFSGTKLSAAFRRRKRLSAGATSAAGALFLGFAAKLSLASG; encoded by the coding sequence ATGCTGGGTGTCACCGATCTTCCGACCTATCTCGCGGGCCTCGCCCTGATCATTCTGCTGCCGGGGCCGAACTCGCTGTACGTGCTCTCCGTCGCCGCGCGCCGCGGCGTACGCACCGGTTATACCGCCGCCGCGGGCGTCTGGTGCGGTGACACCGTCCTGATGACGCTCTCGGCGGCCGGTGTCGCCTCGCTCCTGCAGGCCAATGCCCTGCTGTTCGGGATCGTGAAGTACGCCGGTGCCGGCTATCTGACCTGGCTCGCGGTCGGGATGCTGCGGGCCGCGTGGGGGATGTGGCGCGCGCGGCGCGAGCAGGTCGCCGAGCGGCAGGAGAGCGGGACGGACGAGGCGGGGGAGCGGCCCTTCCGCAGGGCCCTGGTGATCAGCCTGCTCAATCCGAAGGCCATCCTCTTCTTCATCGCCTTCTTCGTGCAGTTCGTCGATCCCGGGTACGCCTATCCCGCGCTCTCCTTCCTGGTGCTCGGGGCCTTCGCCCAGTTGGCGAGCTTCCTGTACCTCACCGCTCTGATCTTCAGCGGCACGAAGCTGTCGGCCGCCTTCCGCCGCCGCAAGCGGCTCTCGGCGGGAGCCACTTCGGCGGCGGGCGCGCTGTTCCTCGGGTTCGCGGCGAAGCTGTCGCTCGCCAGTGGGTGA
- a CDS encoding L,D-transpeptidase family protein: MTGVIVRRGAIAVGAVVTVALVGGCKAQAVNSDGKAQPVRISPTKTASDGPDAPSATPGRTATPQTAPTKPAPKPAPKTLLAPGQRGDQVRELQARLRQIAWFFDDPSGTYGSATTTAVKGFQGKRGLPRTGTTDTVTWQKLVGMTRTPTKYELYSGGGIPASKPDKRCLTGRALCISKASRTLTWMIDGKVVSTMDVRFGSQYTPTRDGAFTVYWKSRHHVSTLYDTAMPYAMFFSGGQAVHYSSDFAATGYNGASHGCVNVRDEKKIANLFAQVRKGDKVVVYK, from the coding sequence ATGACGGGGGTCATTGTGCGCAGAGGTGCGATAGCCGTGGGGGCCGTGGTCACGGTCGCCCTGGTGGGCGGGTGCAAGGCGCAGGCCGTCAACTCCGACGGGAAGGCGCAGCCGGTCCGGATATCCCCCACGAAGACGGCATCGGACGGCCCGGACGCGCCGTCCGCCACGCCAGGGCGGACCGCGACCCCGCAGACGGCCCCGACGAAGCCCGCCCCGAAGCCCGCTCCGAAGACCCTGCTCGCCCCGGGACAGCGCGGCGACCAGGTGCGTGAGCTGCAGGCCCGGCTCCGGCAGATCGCCTGGTTCTTCGACGACCCGTCGGGTACGTACGGCTCCGCCACGACCACCGCGGTCAAGGGGTTCCAGGGCAAGCGCGGGCTGCCCCGCACGGGCACGACGGACACCGTCACCTGGCAGAAGCTGGTCGGCATGACCCGCACCCCCACGAAGTACGAGCTCTACTCCGGGGGCGGCATCCCGGCGTCGAAGCCCGACAAGCGCTGCCTGACCGGCCGCGCGCTGTGCATCAGCAAGGCCAGCCGCACGCTGACCTGGATGATCGACGGCAAGGTCGTCTCGACGATGGACGTGCGCTTCGGCTCGCAGTACACGCCCACCCGCGACGGCGCGTTCACCGTCTACTGGAAGTCACGGCACCACGTCTCGACGCTCTACGACACCGCCATGCCGTACGCGATGTTCTTCAGCGGCGGCCAGGCCGTGCACTACTCGTCGGACTTCGCGGCGACGGGCTACAACGGCGCCTCGCACGGCTGTGTGAACGTACGGGACGAGAAGAAGATCGCGAACCTGTTCGCGCAGGTCAGGAAGGGCGACAAGGTCGTCGTCTACAAGTGA
- a CDS encoding methylmalonyl-CoA mutase family protein — MARESESGLPFESVYGPEALDGWDPATRLGAPGAYPFTRGVYPSMYTGRPWTMRQYAGFGTAVESNARYKQLIADGTAGLSVAFDLPTQMGHDSDAPIASGEVGKVGVAIDSVDDMRILFGGIPLDQVSTSMTINAPAALLLLMYQLVAEEQGVDAGELTGTIQNDVLKEYIARGTYIFPPKPSLRLIADIFKYCRSEIPKWNTISISGYHMAEAGATPAQEIAFTLADGIEYVRTAVAAGMDVDDFAPRLSFFFVARTTLLEEVAKFRAARRIWARVMCEEFGARNPKSLMLRFHTQTAGVQLTAQQPEVNLVRVAVQGLGAVLGGTQSLHTNSFDEAIALPTDKSARLALRTQQVLAYETDVTATVDPFAGSYVVEKMTDDIEDAILGLMRRVEDMGGAVAAIENGFQKNEIERSAYRIAQETDSGERVVVGVNRFQLDEEEPYEPLRVDPAIEAQQAARLAKLRAERDQRAVDAALSALQYAAKGAANVLYPMKDALRARATVGEVCDALREVWGAYEPTDAF; from the coding sequence ATGGCGCGTGAGTCGGAGTCCGGACTGCCGTTCGAGTCCGTGTACGGGCCTGAGGCCCTCGACGGGTGGGATCCCGCGACGAGGCTGGGCGCGCCGGGCGCCTATCCCTTCACACGCGGCGTGTATCCCTCCATGTACACGGGGCGCCCCTGGACGATGCGCCAGTACGCGGGCTTCGGCACGGCGGTCGAGTCCAACGCCCGCTACAAGCAGCTGATCGCCGACGGCACCGCGGGTCTCTCGGTCGCCTTCGACCTGCCCACGCAGATGGGCCACGACTCGGACGCCCCGATCGCGTCCGGCGAGGTCGGCAAGGTGGGTGTCGCGATCGACTCCGTCGACGACATGCGCATCCTGTTCGGCGGCATCCCGCTGGACCAGGTGTCGACGTCGATGACGATCAACGCACCCGCGGCCCTGCTGCTCCTCATGTACCAGCTGGTCGCCGAGGAACAGGGCGTCGACGCGGGCGAGTTGACGGGCACGATCCAGAACGACGTCCTGAAGGAGTACATCGCGCGCGGCACGTACATCTTCCCGCCCAAGCCGTCGCTGCGCCTGATCGCGGACATCTTCAAGTACTGCCGCTCCGAGATCCCGAAGTGGAACACCATCTCCATCTCCGGCTACCACATGGCCGAGGCGGGTGCGACGCCCGCGCAGGAGATCGCCTTCACCCTCGCCGACGGCATCGAGTACGTCCGCACGGCGGTCGCCGCGGGCATGGACGTGGACGACTTCGCGCCCCGCCTCTCCTTCTTTTTCGTGGCACGTACGACGCTCCTGGAGGAGGTCGCCAAGTTCCGTGCCGCACGCAGGATCTGGGCCCGCGTGATGTGCGAGGAATTCGGAGCGAGGAACCCGAAATCCCTGATGCTGCGCTTCCACACGCAGACAGCCGGGGTCCAGCTCACCGCGCAGCAGCCCGAGGTGAACCTCGTCCGGGTCGCCGTCCAGGGCCTCGGCGCGGTGCTGGGCGGCACCCAGTCGCTGCACACGAACTCCTTCGACGAGGCGATCGCGCTGCCGACCGACAAGAGCGCGCGCCTGGCGCTGCGCACGCAGCAGGTTCTCGCCTACGAGACGGATGTGACCGCCACGGTCGACCCGTTCGCCGGGTCCTACGTCGTCGAGAAGATGACCGACGACATCGAGGACGCGATCCTCGGGCTCATGCGGCGTGTCGAGGACATGGGCGGCGCGGTGGCCGCCATCGAGAACGGCTTCCAGAAGAACGAGATCGAACGCAGCGCCTATCGCATCGCCCAGGAGACCGACTCCGGCGAGCGGGTCGTGGTCGGTGTCAACCGCTTCCAGCTGGACGAGGAGGAGCCCTACGAACCCCTGCGCGTGGACCCCGCCATCGAGGCCCAGCAGGCGGCCCGCCTCGCGAAGCTGCGGGCGGAGCGCGACCAGCGGGCGGTGGACGCGGCGCTCTCCGCGCTCCAGTACGCGGCGAAGGGGGCGGCCAACGTCCTCTACCCGATGAAGGACGCGCTGCGGGCGCGGGCGACGGTGGGCGAGGTCTGCGACGCGCTGCGGGAGGTCTGGGGCGCGTACGAGCCGACGGACGCCTTCTGA